A single genomic interval of Macadamia integrifolia cultivar HAES 741 chromosome 6, SCU_Mint_v3, whole genome shotgun sequence harbors:
- the LOC122082699 gene encoding elongator complex protein 3 gives MATVEEIEVRKMPRPGRGGVISHGLTEEEARVRAIAEIVNAMVERSRRGENVDLNALKSAACRKYGLSRAPKLVEMIAALPESERESLLPCLKAKPVRTASGIAVVAVMSKPHRCPHIATTGNICVYCPGGPDSDFEYSTQSYTGYEPTSMRAIRARYNPYVQARSRIDQLKRLGHSVDKVEFILMGGTFMSLPSEYRDYFIRNLHDALSGHTSANVEEAVSYSEHSAIKCIGMTIETRPDYCLGPHLRQMLSYGCTRLEIGVQSTYEDVARDTNRGHTVAAVADCFCLAKDAGFKVVAHMMPDLPNVGVERDFESFREFFESPLFRADGLKIYPTLVIRGTGLYELWKTGRYRNYPPEQLVDIIARILAMVPPWTRVYRVQRDIPMPLVSSGVEKGNLRELALARMDDLGLKCRDVRTREAGIQDIHHKIKPEEVELVRRDYTANEGWETFLSYEDTRQDILVGLLRLRKCGRNTTCPELMGKCSIVRELHVYGTAVPVHGRDAEKLQHQGYGTLLMEEAERIARWEHRSTKLAVISGVGTRHYYRKLGYELEGPYMVKYLV, from the exons atGGCAACGGTAGAGGAAATCGAGGTGAGGAAGATGCCTCGCCCCGGTCGAGGTGGAGTCATCTCTCACGGACTCACCGAAGAAGAAGCTCGAGTTCGAGCCATAGCCGAGATAGTGAACGCCATGGTAGAACGTTCACGAAGAGGAGAAAACGTCGACCTCAACGCCCTCAAGTCCGCCGCTTGTCGCAAGTACGGCCTTTCTCGTGCCCCGAAACTCGTCGAGATGATTGCAGCATTGCCCGAGTCCGAACGCGAGTCTCTGCTTCCTTGCCTCAAAGCAAAACCCGTCCGTACAGCTTCTGGTATTGCCGTTGTTGCTGTCATGTCGAAACCCCATCGGTGTCCTCACATTGCCACCACCGGGAACATCTGTGTGTATTGTCCTGGGGGGCCTGACTCTGATTTCGAGTATAGCACTCAGTCTTACACGGGGTACGAACCCACCAGTATGCGAGCAATTCGTGCCCG ATACAACCCTTATGTCCAGGCTAGAAGCAGAATAGACCAACTGAAGCGTCTGGGCCATAGTGTTGATAAG GTTGAATTCATCTTAATGGGTGGTACATTTATGTCACTGCCATCTGAATATCGTGATTACTTTATACGGAATCTTCATGACGCTTTGTCTGGACATACTTCTGCCAATGTTGAGGAAGCTGTTTCATACTCCGAGCACAGTGCAATAAAGTGTATCGGCATGACTATTGAAAC GAGGCCAGATTATTGCCTGGGGCCTCATTTGCGGCAAATGCTTTCTTATGGTTGTACTCGGTTGGAGATAGGAGTTCAAAGTACATATGAGGATGTTGCCCGTGACACTAATAGAGGGCATACTGTAGCTGCTGTAGCTGATTGTTTTTGCTTGGCAAAAGATGCTGGTTTTAAG GTTGTTGCTCACATGATGCCTGATCTTCCAAATGTTGGTGTGGAGAGAGATTTTGAAAGTTTCCGGGAATTCTTTGAAAGCCCATTATTTAGGGCAGATGGTCTTAAAATATACCCCACCCTTGTAATTCGTGGTACTGGGCTTTATGAGTTATGGAAGACTGGCAG GTATAGAAATTACCCACCAGAGCAACTTGTGGACATAATAGCAAGGATTCTTGCAATGGTACCTCCTTGGACACGTGTTTATAGAGTGCAGAGGGACATACCTATGCCTTTAGTTTCTTCTGGAGTTGAGAAGGGAAATCTTAGGGAGCTGGCTTTGGCTCGGATGGATGACTTGGGTTTGAAATGCCGTGATGTTAGAACTCGTGAAGCTGGAATTCAG GACATTCACCATAAAATTAAGCCTGAGGAAGTGGAGCTGGTCCGACGTGATTATACAGCAAATGAGGGTTGGGAAACTTTTCTCTCATATGAAGATACACGCCAG gatattcttgtgggcttgtTGCGTTTACGGAAATGTGGCAGGAACACAACATGCCCAGAACTCATGGGGAAATGTTCAATTGTTCGTGAACTCCATGTTTATGGAACTGCAGTTCCAGTGCATGGACGGGATGCCGAAAAACTGCAGCACCAG GGCTATGGTACACTTCTGATGGAAGAGGCAGAGAGGATTGCACGTTGGGAACATAGATCAACAAAACTAGCTGTAATTTCGGGTGTTGGAACCCGACATTACTATAGGAAACTGGGTTATGAGCTTGAAGGGCCATACATGGTAAAATATCTTGTTTAA